A genomic window from Syntrophorhabdales bacterium includes:
- a CDS encoding PAS domain-containing protein codes for MKDEASRRGKPAFEKEHSSERDGRSITAEAATGSPPPRHLDGHDNHLEDLKALLEERTNALVETFEALNASKADYSAILDTIPLAFLSLDEDLRVLSCNSSAGRLLNTTCEELMGKKLWSSPHKQADGGFKRRYTQALTERRPVAFQDFSLVARRWLDVRAYPSDSRGLLVYLRDITKEKKNEEITARLWQDYRSLADNAPDLILRFDGNLHCTFANRAFQRFIGIDPSKPIGKTHQRLGLPPETADRLDTAIREAFRTRDVVSTDLEIATKKGRKYFSWRAAPEIDVNGRIASVLVIATDVTRQREEEETRRKLAAAIQAAEEGIAVVERDGALRYVNTAFGAIAGHEKTELEGNTIEALAEQDGASPVMRSIVDAIATGEPWSGRMSLPRKDGAGSQCDVRVSPVKDASGVITYVVLARDITREAELEQQLRESQRLEAVGTLSGGIAHDFNNLLAIIIGNTELALDGMPEGSPGSHQLKRVFTAALRGRDLVKQILAFSRKSAQHAQPLSLMPLITETAKLLRSTISTTIDIRLDLEAEHDTVIADPTQMQQVLLNLTTNAAQAMAEGGVMTIALREITLDTQNLLPDPDLNTGDYLVLSVADTGEGMDDSVRQRIFEPFFTTKGQGKGSGLGLSVVYGIVKSHGGAITVSSRKGKGSTFRVFLPKGEERAPGDAAAKPALLPTGSGSILVVDDEELIASMVEQSLSGLGYRVHAETDPQKAVELFSREPGRFDLVITDQAMPRMTGLTLAKRLLQVRPDIPILLCTGYSATVDEKTAKDAGIKGFLMKPLTREQLAVVVKQTLEGGGK; via the coding sequence GAAGCTGCCACAGGATCTCCCCCCCCCCGACACTTGGATGGTCACGATAACCACCTCGAGGATCTAAAGGCGCTGCTCGAAGAGCGTACCAATGCGCTTGTCGAAACCTTCGAAGCGTTGAACGCCAGCAAGGCGGACTACTCAGCAATCCTCGACACGATCCCGCTCGCCTTCCTCTCGCTCGACGAAGACCTGCGCGTGCTCTCCTGCAACAGCAGCGCTGGCCGATTACTGAACACGACGTGCGAAGAGCTCATGGGCAAGAAACTCTGGTCATCCCCCCACAAGCAAGCGGACGGAGGCTTCAAAAGAAGATATACCCAGGCGCTGACAGAGCGGAGGCCTGTCGCGTTTCAAGACTTCTCCCTGGTCGCCCGAAGGTGGCTTGATGTGCGCGCCTATCCGTCGGACAGCCGCGGGCTCCTTGTCTATCTTCGTGATATCACGAAAGAGAAGAAGAATGAGGAGATAACGGCGAGGCTCTGGCAGGACTATCGATCGCTCGCCGACAACGCCCCGGATTTGATCCTGCGGTTCGACGGGAACCTTCATTGTACGTTCGCGAACAGAGCGTTCCAGCGCTTTATCGGCATCGATCCGAGTAAGCCGATCGGAAAGACGCACCAACGGCTCGGCCTTCCCCCGGAGACCGCCGACCGGTTAGATACGGCCATCAGGGAAGCATTCAGGACAAGGGATGTAGTATCGACCGATCTGGAGATCGCCACAAAGAAAGGGAGAAAGTATTTCTCCTGGAGAGCGGCGCCCGAGATCGACGTCAACGGGCGCATTGCGTCCGTACTCGTCATCGCCACAGACGTGACGCGGCAAAGGGAGGAGGAAGAGACCCGTCGGAAGCTTGCGGCGGCAATCCAGGCTGCAGAGGAGGGGATCGCCGTAGTGGAGCGGGACGGCGCGCTGCGCTACGTTAACACCGCTTTTGGTGCTATAGCGGGACATGAGAAAACCGAGCTGGAAGGCAACACAATCGAAGCCCTTGCAGAGCAGGACGGCGCTTCTCCGGTGATGCGCTCCATCGTCGACGCCATCGCCACGGGTGAGCCCTGGTCGGGCCGCATGAGCTTGCCGAGGAAGGACGGCGCCGGGTCGCAATGCGACGTGCGGGTCTCGCCGGTCAAAGACGCATCAGGCGTCATAACATATGTTGTCCTGGCACGCGACATTACCCGTGAGGCGGAGCTTGAGCAGCAGCTTCGCGAGTCGCAGCGGCTGGAAGCCGTAGGCACGCTGTCCGGCGGCATAGCCCACGATTTCAACAACCTCCTTGCGATCATCATCGGCAATACGGAGCTTGCGCTCGACGGCATGCCGGAAGGCTCCCCCGGTTCCCACCAACTCAAACGGGTTTTCACTGCGGCACTCCGGGGCCGCGATCTCGTCAAGCAAATACTTGCCTTCAGCCGCAAATCGGCTCAGCACGCGCAGCCGCTCAGTCTCATGCCTCTGATAACAGAGACGGCAAAGCTGCTGCGCAGCACCATCAGCACCACAATAGACATACGGCTCGATTTGGAAGCCGAGCACGACACCGTCATCGCAGACCCCACGCAGATGCAGCAGGTGCTCCTGAACCTCACGACGAACGCAGCCCAGGCAATGGCCGAGGGAGGGGTGATGACGATTGCGCTGCGCGAGATCACCCTTGATACGCAGAATCTGCTTCCAGACCCCGATCTCAATACCGGCGACTATCTCGTGCTCTCCGTTGCCGACACCGGCGAAGGCATGGACGATTCAGTCAGGCAGAGGATCTTCGAGCCCTTCTTTACCACCAAGGGTCAGGGCAAGGGCTCAGGCCTCGGCCTTTCCGTAGTCTATGGTATCGTCAAGTCGCATGGAGGAGCTATCACGGTATCCAGCAGAAAGGGGAAGGGTTCCACATTTAGGGTCTTTCTTCCCAAGGGAGAGGAGCGTGCCCCTGGAGATGCTGCGGCAAAACCGGCGCTTCTTCCCACGGGCAGCGGCAGCATACTCGTTGTCGATGATGAAGAGCTGATAGCCTCCATGGTGGAGCAGTCGCTCTCGGGGCTCGGCTATAGAGTCCACGCCGAGACAGACCCCCAGAAGGCAGTGGAGCTTTTCTCGCGAGAGCCCGGCCGCTTCGACCTTGTGATCACGGACCAGGCCATGCCCCGCATGACGGGCCTCACGCTTGCCAAGCGGTTATTGCAGGTGCGGCCGGACATCCCGATACTCTTGTGCACCGGCTACAGCGCGACGGTCGATGAGAAGACCGCCAAAGATGCGGGTATCAAGGGATTTCTCATGAAGCCTCTTACCCGCGAACAGCTGGCTGTCGTGGTGAAACAGACGCTCGAAGGGGGTGGGAAGTAA